In the Clavelina lepadiformis chromosome 8, kaClaLepa1.1, whole genome shotgun sequence genome, one interval contains:
- the LOC143469524 gene encoding outer dynein arm-docking complex subunit 2-like, with amino-acid sequence MGASLARAAQWTSASDSGKGKLELSPMNEKLLNDIIQFVEGFSSKYPEEGRFVFKDPLIWETSIIPSSFSTGYNASDSAVTSNDKDASGNPLLELSGGVLRVKSFAQLTNILRMAKEKRLNEARMCLEANRDPLVKILGPGFATVDSEDSTLIRMVEKSKSDDSAEGAVRLRLLLIVNEFDMKLLNSCFREISKKVRLSPDAVNAEVELLQSFAGEAPNTLLKDIHFTTQLVFSNKCRALPWRQVHGDICYVVIKPHDGDSFCVTASTSGCYVNGGFEEETQTVNFEKKGEVYKDLVSLLSDKSRQFADNIAKKEFSMQEDNMKETEKETAVINDLSSEQEKEDIQTEKKQKALKDAGKKGKAGKDQKKSMQPSLKWRNLEDSRKTEKAQKETKKKVQVTSVPAYRRPSYFGKKTPADDDDDMSESSDESDEEEEIQDRRQDAGSDLPSEYWQIQKLVKYLKGGNQTATIIALCSMRDFNLTQETCQLAIRDVGGLEVLINLLDTDENKCKIGSLKILKEISRNVQIRRAIADLGGLQTMVRILQSPNKDLKCLAAETIANVAKFRRARRTVRQHGGIRKLVALLDVPVNSADIGKDIEVARSGALALWSCSKSTKNKHSIKKAGAIPMLAKLLKSSHEEVQMLIPVVGTLQECASEKSYRLAIRTEGMIENLVANLRSDDSELQMHCAAAIFKCAEDSVTRDLVRQYEGLDPLVALLPQSDNKELLAAATGAIWKCAISSENVARFQELKCIEQLVALLNDQPEEVLVNVVGALGECAQEPANRIVIRKSGGIPSLVHLLTGTNQALLVNVTKAVGACATEPENMSIIDKLDGVRLLWSLLKNQNPEVQASAAWAVCPCIENARDAGEMVRSFVGGLELIVSLLKSSDLEVLASVCAAIANIAKDEENLAVITDHGVVPMLAKLASTTNDKLRRHLAEAIARCCTWGNNRVSFGREGAVAPLVGYLKSEDKQVHRSTAQALYQLSRDPDNCITMHENGVVKMLLNMVGSSDSALQEAAAGCIGNIRRLALANEKAKYA; translated from the exons atgggAGCTTCTTTAGCTCGTGCGGCTCAATGGACATCTGCGTCCGATAGTGGAAAAGGAAAGCTTGAATTATCACCAATGAATGAGAAACTGCTAAATGATATCATTCAG tttGTGGAAGGATTTAGCTCAAAGTATCCCGAAGAAGGCAGGTTTGTGTTCAAAGATCCTCTGATCTGGGAAACTTCAATTATACCAAGTTCATTTTCAACTGGATACAATGCTTC TGATAGCGCTGTCACATCTAATGACAAAGATGCAAGTGGCAATCCTCTGCTGGAACTTTCTGGTGGCGTTTTGCGGGTTAAAAGTTTTGCACAGCTTACTAACATTTTGCGAATGGCAAAAGAAAAGAGACTAAATGAAGCACGGATGTGCTTAGAAG CAAACCGAGACCCTCTGGTGAAAATTCTTGGTCCAGGGTTCGCAACTGTTGATTCTGAAGATTCTACTCTCATCCGGATGGTGGAAAAG AGCAAATCCGATGACAGTGCAGAAGGTGCTGTGAGACTGCGGCTTCTTCTGATCGTCAATGAGTTTGACATGAAGCTTCTCAATTCATGCTTTCGGGAAATTTCCAA AAAAGTGCGGTTAAGTCCAGATGCGGTCAATGCTGAGGTTGAACTTCTTCAGTCATTCGCTGGTGAGGCGCCCAACACCCTCTTGAAGGACATTCATTTCACTACTC aACTTGTTTTCTCAAACAAGTGTCGTGCTCTTCCATGGCGACAAGTTCACGGTGATATTTGCTATGTCGTCATCAAGCCACACGATGGCGACTCATTCTGTGTTACAGCGAGTACATCTGGATGTTATGTTAATGGG GGTTTCGAAGAAGAAACTCAGACAgtgaactttgaaaagaaaggcGAAGTCTATAAAGATCTGGTGTCCCTTCTCAGTGATAAATCGAGGCAATTTGCTGACAACATTGCAAAGAAA GAGTTCTCTATGCAAGAAGATAATATGAAAGAGACAGAAAAGGAGACAGCCGTCATCAACGATTTGTCGTCGGAGCAGGAAAAAGAAGACATCCAAACAGAGAAGAAGCAAAAAGCTCTCAAAGATGCCGGAAAGAAAG GCAAAGCAGGGAAGGACCAGAAGAAGAGCATGCAGCCTTCCTTAAAATGGAGGAATTTGGAAGACAGCAGGAAGACAGAAAAAgcacaaaaagaaacaaaaaagaaagtgCAAGTGACTTCAGTTCCCGCTTACAGAAGGCCATCTTATTTCGG CAAGAAAACACCGGCAGATGATGATGACGACATGAGTGAGAGTTCGGATGAATCTGACGAGGAAGAAGAAATCCAGGATCGAAGACAAGATGCAGGGTCTGATCTTCCATCCGAGTACTGGCAGATACAGAAGCTGGTGAAGTACCTCAAGGGAGGAAACCAAACTGCTACGATTATCGCTCTCTGTTCCATGCGGGACTTTAACCTTACTCAGGAGACTTGCCAGTTGGCCATCCGGGATGTTGGAGGCCTTGAAGTCCTGATCAATCTTCTGGACACGGATGAGAACAAATGCAAG ATTGGCTCGCTTAAGATTCTGAAGGAAATCAGTCGAAACGTCCAAATCCGACGAGCAATCGCCGATCTGGGTGGCTTGCAAACTATGGTCAGGATTCTCCAGTCTCCAAATAAGGACTTGAAATGTCTCGCCGCTGAAACCATCGCAAACGTCGCCAAGTTCCGACGAGCCCGCCGCACAGTTAGGCAACATGGCGGCATTAGAAAGCTA GTCGCTCTGTTGGATGTTCCCGTCAATTCGGCAGACATCGGCAAGGACATCGAAGTCGCCCGATCCGGAGCTCTAGCGCTGTGGAGCTGCAGTAAATCAACGAAGAACAAGCATTCGATCAAGAAGGCCGGTGCCATCCCGATGCTGGCGAAGCTGCTCAAATCTTCCCACGAGGAAGTCCAGATGCTGATCCCTGTTGTTGGGACTCTGCAGGAATGCGCGTCGGAG aaaagttaccGGCTCGCCATTCGAACGGAAGGCATGATCGAGAATCTGGTTGCTAACCTGAGGAGTGACGACAGTGAACTTCAAATGCACTGTGCGGCTGCCATCTTCAAG TGCGCGGAAGACAGCGTGACTCGCGACCTTGTGCGCCAGTACGAAGGTTTAGACCCGCTCGTTGCGCTCCTGCCTCAATCAGACAACAAAGAATTGCTGGCGGCTGCCACCGGTGCCATATGGAAATGCGCTATTAGCTCGGAAAACGTTGCTCG ATTCCAGGAACTGAAATGCATTGAACAGCTGGTAGCTCTACTCAACGACCAGCCCGAGGAGGTTCTCGTAAACGTGGTCGGGGCCCTCGGAGAATGCGCCCAGGAGCCCGCCAACCGCATCGTCATCCGCAAATCCGGAGGAATCCCTTCGCTAGTGCACCTCCTCACGGGCACCAATCAAGCCCTGCTTGTAAACGTCACAAAAGCAGTCGGCGCATGCGCAACGGAACCGGAGAATATGAG CATAATAGACAAGTTGGACGGGGTTCGTCTTCTCTGGTCGCTCCTCAAGAACCAAAATCCGGAGGTGCAGGCATCCGCTGCATGGGCGGTGTGTCCTTGCATCGAGAACGCCAGGGATGCGGGAGAGATGGTGAGATCGTTCGTCGGAGGACTGGAGCTTATCGTCTCCCTCCTCAAGTCTTCCGATCTTGAGGTTCTGGCAAGCGTGTGCGCCGCCATCGCCAACATTGCGAAAGATGAGGAGAACCTGGCCGTCATCACCGATCACGGAGTGGTTCCGATGTTGGCCAAACTCGCATCCACG ACCAACGACAAGCTGAGACGCCATCTTGCTGAAGCAATTGCTAGGTGTTGTACATGGGGAAACAACCGCGTTTCCTTCGGGCGCGAAGGTGCCGTAGCCCCGCTGGTTGGCTATCTGAAGTCCGAAGACAAGCAAGTTCATAGATCTACTGCACAGGCCCTCTATCAGTTGTCACGTGATCCCGATAATTGCATCACAATGCATGAAAATGGAGTAGTGAAG ATGCTTCTGAACATGGTCGGTTCATCTGACAGCGCACTGCAAGAAGCGGCCGCCGGGTGCATCGGCAATATAAGGCGTCTGGCTCTGGCCAATGAGAAGGCGAAATACGCTTAA